The following proteins are co-located in the Microcystis wesenbergii NRERC-220 genome:
- a CDS encoding Uma2 family endonuclease encodes MAQETLLIAANPLGIKLPPTQDELPSDDGIAMETQRHGLQMQLLVRPLSGWLKNQGREAFVGGNMFVYFSPNQVRNEDYRGPDVFVVLDVPRKERKSWVVWEEEKAPDVVIELLSESTAKKDKEEKKLIYQNRWRVTEYFWYDPFDSEDLAGHRLEGGVYKSLNPDAQGRFSSEILGLVLVRWQGIYGDEQEPITWLRWATPAGQLLPTIEELAEQEKQRAERLAAKLRSLGVEVDDSV; translated from the coding sequence ATGGCTCAAGAAACCCTCCTAATTGCAGCTAACCCACTAGGGATCAAGCTACCACCGACCCAAGATGAGCTACCTTCTGATGATGGTATTGCCATGGAAACCCAGCGACACGGACTGCAAATGCAGTTATTAGTCAGACCTCTCTCCGGGTGGTTAAAAAACCAAGGACGAGAAGCGTTTGTGGGGGGCAATATGTTTGTTTACTTTAGCCCCAATCAAGTGCGGAACGAAGATTATCGCGGACCTGATGTATTTGTCGTCTTGGACGTGCCTCGAAAAGAACGGAAAAGCTGGGTCGTCTGGGAAGAAGAAAAAGCTCCTGATGTGGTGATTGAATTGCTCTCTGAAAGTACAGCCAAAAAGGATAAAGAAGAGAAAAAGCTGATCTATCAGAATCGTTGGCGGGTGACAGAATACTTTTGGTATGATCCCTTTGACTCAGAAGATTTAGCGGGACATCGCTTAGAAGGGGGCGTTTATAAATCTTTAAACCCAGATGCTCAAGGCAGATTCAGCAGCGAAATATTAGGGCTAGTGTTAGTGCGCTGGCAGGGAATTTATGGGGATGAACAAGAGCCGATTACTTGGCTGCGTTGGGCAACACCAGCGGGGCAATTGCTCCCCACCATAGAGGAGTTAGCAGAGCAGGAAAAGCAACGAGCCGAGCGCTTGGCGGCAAAATTGCGATCGCTGGGAGTTGAAGTTGATGATAGTGTATGA